In Arachis hypogaea cultivar Tifrunner chromosome 17, arahy.Tifrunner.gnm2.J5K5, whole genome shotgun sequence, a single window of DNA contains:
- the LOC112764780 gene encoding uncharacterized protein isoform X2, whose protein sequence is MLQLSELVNVEGYSDWIRLVAEFTLKSLQSWQWASNSVYYLLGLWSRLVSSVPYLKGDAPSLLDEFVPKITESFITSRFNSVQAGLPDDLSENPLDNAELLQDQLDCFPYLCRFQYESCSLFIINIMEPVLQIYSERARVQASDNSDLAVIEDKLAWIVHIIAAILKIKQSTGCSVESQEVFDAEISARVLQLINVTDSGVHSQRYGEVSKQRLDRAILTFFQHFRKSYVGDQAMHSSKLYARLSELLGLHDHLLMLNVIIGKIATNLKCYTESEEVIDQTLSLFLDLASGYMTGKLLLKLDTVKFIVANHTREHFPFLEAKRCSRSRTTFYYTIGWLIFMEDSPVKFKSSMDPLQQVFLSLESTPDSMFRTDAVKFALVGLMRDLRGIAMATNSRRTYGLLFDWLYPVHMPLLLKGISHWTDTPEVTTPLLKFMAEFVLNKAQRLTFDSSSPNGILLFREVSKLIVAYGSRVLSLPNAADIYTYKYKGIWICLTILARALSGNYVNFGVFELYGDRALSDALDASLKMTLSIPLSDILAYRKLTRAYFALLEVLFNSHLTFILNLDTNTFMHIVGSLESGLKGLDTSISSQCASAVDNLAAFYFNNITVGEAPTLPASVNLARHIAECPNLFPEILKTLFEIILFEDCSNQWSLSRPMLSLILISEQIFSDLKVQILSSQPMDQHQRLSLCFDKLMADVTRSLDSKNRDKFTQNLTVFRHEFRAK, encoded by the exons atgcTGCAGTTGTCAGAGCTTGTAAATGTGGAAGGCTATAGTGATTGGATACGTTTGGTTGCGGAGTTCACTCTCAAATCTTTACAATCATGGCAG TGGGCCAGCAATAGTGTGTACTACCTTTTAGGGCTGTGGTCTAGATTGGTGTCTTCTGTTCCATATTTGAAAGGTGATGCACCAAGCTTGCTGGATGAATTCGTTCCTAAGATTACTGAGAGTTTCATCACATCGAGGTTCAACTCTGTGCAG GCTGGATTACCTGATGATCTTTCTGAGAACCCCTTAGACAATGCTGAACTTCTTCAGGATCAATTAGATTGCTTTCCATACCTTTGCAGATTTCAG tATGAAAGCTGTAGTTTATTTATAATAAACATAATGGAGCCAGTTCTGCAAATATATTCG GAAAGAGCAAGAGTCCAGGCTAGTGATAACAGCGACCTTGCTGTGATTGAAGACAAACTTGCTTGGATTGTTCATATCATTGCTGCGATTCTTAAGATAAAACAATCTACTGGTTGtag TGTGGAGTCCCAGGAAGTTTTTGATGCTGAAATTTCGGCACGAGTCTTGCAGTTGATTAATGTAACTGACAGTGGAGTACACAGTCAG AGATATGGTGAAGTAAGCAAACAAAGACTTGATAGGGCAATTCTTACTTTCTTTCAGCATTTCCGAAAGTCTTATGTTGGGGATCAGGCCATGCATTCGTCCAAG TTATATGCCAGATTATCAGAGCTTCTTGGCCTTCACGATCATCTGTTGATGTTGAATGTGATCATTGGCAAGATTGCAACTAACCTTAAGTGCTATACAGAG TCTGAAGAGGTCATTGATCAAACCTTGAGTCTGTTCTTGGATCTTGCATCTGG ATATATGACTGGAAAACTACTTCTGAAGTTGGACACAGTGAAATTTATTGTTGCCAATCATACA agAGAACACTTTCCATTTTTAGAAGCCAAGAGATGTTCTCGCAGCAGAACGACTTTCTATTACACTATTGGCTGGCTGATTTTCATGGAGGATAGCCCTGTGAAATTTAAATCTTCAATGGATCCACTCCAGCAG GTTTTTCTCAGTTTGGAATCAACTCCTGATTCTATGTTTCGAACAGATGCTGTCAAGTTTGCACTTGTTGGTTTGATGCGGGACCTTAGAGGAATTGCAATGGCTACAAATAG CCGCCGAACTTATGGCCTTCTATTTGATTGGTTGTACCCTGTGCACATGCCTCTACTTTTAAAAGGCATCTCGCATTGGACAGACACCCCAGAG GTTACCACCCCATTGTTGAAGTTCATGGCCGAGTTTGTGCTAAATAAAGCTCAACGTTTGACATTTGACTCTTCTTCTCCCAATGGCATACTTCTCTTCCGAGAAGTCAGTAAACTGATTGTTGCTTATGGATCAAGGGTTTTGTCTCTTCCCAATGCTGctgatatatatacatacaagtaCAAAGGAATATGGATATGTTTGACAATTCTGGCAAGAG CCCTTTCAGGAAATTATGTCAACTTCGGAGTATTTGAATTATATGGTGACAGAGCACTGTCTGATGCACTAGATGCTTCTCTAAAGATGACACTGTCAATTCCTTTGTCTGATATATTGGCTTATCGAAAG CTAACAAGAGCATATTTTGCCTTACTGGAGGTTTTGTTCAACAGCCACCTTACTTTCATATTAAACTTGGACACAAACACTTTCATGCATATAGTTGGGTCCCTTGAATCTGGACTTAAAGGCCTGGATACGAGTATCTCATCACAG TGTGCGTCTGCTGTTGATAATTTGGCTGCTTTCTATTTTAACAACATCACTGTGGGAGAGGCTCCAACCTTACCTGCATCTGTCAATCTTGCTCGTCACATTGCAGAGTGTCCCAATCTATTTCCAGAA ATTTTGAAGACCCTTTTTGAGATAattttgtttgaagattgtagcAACCAGTGGAGCCTGAGCAGGCCAATGTTGAGCTTGATACTTATTAGTGAGCAG ATATTCTCAGATTTGAAAGTTCAGATATTGTCATCACAG CCAATGGATCAGCACCAGCGACTCTCTTTATGTTTTGATAAACTAATGGCAGATGTTACTCGAAGCTTGGATTCAAAAAACAGGGATAAGTTTACTCAAAACCTAACCGTATTTCGCCATGAATTCCGTgccaaataa
- the LOC112764780 gene encoding uncharacterized protein isoform X5, protein MEPVLQIYSERARVQASDNSDLAVIEDKLAWIVHIIAAILKIKQSTGCSVESQEVFDAEISARVLQLINVTDSGVHSQRYGEVSKQRLDRAILTFFQHFRKSYVGDQAMHSSKQLYARLSELLGLHDHLLMLNVIIGKIATNLKCYTESEEVIDQTLSLFLDLASGYMTGKLLLKLDTVKFIVANHTREHFPFLEAKRCSRSRTTFYYTIGWLIFMEDSPVKFKSSMDPLQQVFLSLESTPDSMFRTDAVKFALVGLMRDLRGIAMATNSRRTYGLLFDWLYPVHMPLLLKGISHWTDTPEVTTPLLKFMAEFVLNKAQRLTFDSSSPNGILLFREVSKLIVAYGSRVLSLPNAADIYTYKYKGIWICLTILARALSGNYVNFGVFELYGDRALSDALDASLKMTLSIPLSDILAYRKLTRAYFALLEVLFNSHLTFILNLDTNTFMHIVGSLESGLKGLDTSISSQCASAVDNLAAFYFNNITVGEAPTLPASVNLARHIAECPNLFPEILKTLFEIILFEDCSNQWSLSRPMLSLILISEQIFSDLKVQILSSQPMDQHQRLSLCFDKLMADVTRSLDSKNRDKFTQNLTVFRHEFRAK, encoded by the exons ATGGAGCCAGTTCTGCAAATATATTCG GAAAGAGCAAGAGTCCAGGCTAGTGATAACAGCGACCTTGCTGTGATTGAAGACAAACTTGCTTGGATTGTTCATATCATTGCTGCGATTCTTAAGATAAAACAATCTACTGGTTGtag TGTGGAGTCCCAGGAAGTTTTTGATGCTGAAATTTCGGCACGAGTCTTGCAGTTGATTAATGTAACTGACAGTGGAGTACACAGTCAG AGATATGGTGAAGTAAGCAAACAAAGACTTGATAGGGCAATTCTTACTTTCTTTCAGCATTTCCGAAAGTCTTATGTTGGGGATCAGGCCATGCATTCGTCCAAG CAGTTATATGCCAGATTATCAGAGCTTCTTGGCCTTCACGATCATCTGTTGATGTTGAATGTGATCATTGGCAAGATTGCAACTAACCTTAAGTGCTATACAGAG TCTGAAGAGGTCATTGATCAAACCTTGAGTCTGTTCTTGGATCTTGCATCTGG ATATATGACTGGAAAACTACTTCTGAAGTTGGACACAGTGAAATTTATTGTTGCCAATCATACA agAGAACACTTTCCATTTTTAGAAGCCAAGAGATGTTCTCGCAGCAGAACGACTTTCTATTACACTATTGGCTGGCTGATTTTCATGGAGGATAGCCCTGTGAAATTTAAATCTTCAATGGATCCACTCCAGCAG GTTTTTCTCAGTTTGGAATCAACTCCTGATTCTATGTTTCGAACAGATGCTGTCAAGTTTGCACTTGTTGGTTTGATGCGGGACCTTAGAGGAATTGCAATGGCTACAAATAG CCGCCGAACTTATGGCCTTCTATTTGATTGGTTGTACCCTGTGCACATGCCTCTACTTTTAAAAGGCATCTCGCATTGGACAGACACCCCAGAG GTTACCACCCCATTGTTGAAGTTCATGGCCGAGTTTGTGCTAAATAAAGCTCAACGTTTGACATTTGACTCTTCTTCTCCCAATGGCATACTTCTCTTCCGAGAAGTCAGTAAACTGATTGTTGCTTATGGATCAAGGGTTTTGTCTCTTCCCAATGCTGctgatatatatacatacaagtaCAAAGGAATATGGATATGTTTGACAATTCTGGCAAGAG CCCTTTCAGGAAATTATGTCAACTTCGGAGTATTTGAATTATATGGTGACAGAGCACTGTCTGATGCACTAGATGCTTCTCTAAAGATGACACTGTCAATTCCTTTGTCTGATATATTGGCTTATCGAAAG CTAACAAGAGCATATTTTGCCTTACTGGAGGTTTTGTTCAACAGCCACCTTACTTTCATATTAAACTTGGACACAAACACTTTCATGCATATAGTTGGGTCCCTTGAATCTGGACTTAAAGGCCTGGATACGAGTATCTCATCACAG TGTGCGTCTGCTGTTGATAATTTGGCTGCTTTCTATTTTAACAACATCACTGTGGGAGAGGCTCCAACCTTACCTGCATCTGTCAATCTTGCTCGTCACATTGCAGAGTGTCCCAATCTATTTCCAGAA ATTTTGAAGACCCTTTTTGAGATAattttgtttgaagattgtagcAACCAGTGGAGCCTGAGCAGGCCAATGTTGAGCTTGATACTTATTAGTGAGCAG ATATTCTCAGATTTGAAAGTTCAGATATTGTCATCACAG CCAATGGATCAGCACCAGCGACTCTCTTTATGTTTTGATAAACTAATGGCAGATGTTACTCGAAGCTTGGATTCAAAAAACAGGGATAAGTTTACTCAAAACCTAACCGTATTTCGCCATGAATTCCGTgccaaataa
- the LOC112764780 gene encoding uncharacterized protein isoform X1 yields the protein MLQLSELVNVEGYSDWIRLVAEFTLKSLQSWQWASNSVYYLLGLWSRLVSSVPYLKGDAPSLLDEFVPKITESFITSRFNSVQAGLPDDLSENPLDNAELLQDQLDCFPYLCRFQYESCSLFIINIMEPVLQIYSERARVQASDNSDLAVIEDKLAWIVHIIAAILKIKQSTGCSVESQEVFDAEISARVLQLINVTDSGVHSQRYGEVSKQRLDRAILTFFQHFRKSYVGDQAMHSSKQLYARLSELLGLHDHLLMLNVIIGKIATNLKCYTESEEVIDQTLSLFLDLASGYMTGKLLLKLDTVKFIVANHTREHFPFLEAKRCSRSRTTFYYTIGWLIFMEDSPVKFKSSMDPLQQVFLSLESTPDSMFRTDAVKFALVGLMRDLRGIAMATNSRRTYGLLFDWLYPVHMPLLLKGISHWTDTPEVTTPLLKFMAEFVLNKAQRLTFDSSSPNGILLFREVSKLIVAYGSRVLSLPNAADIYTYKYKGIWICLTILARALSGNYVNFGVFELYGDRALSDALDASLKMTLSIPLSDILAYRKLTRAYFALLEVLFNSHLTFILNLDTNTFMHIVGSLESGLKGLDTSISSQCASAVDNLAAFYFNNITVGEAPTLPASVNLARHIAECPNLFPEILKTLFEIILFEDCSNQWSLSRPMLSLILISEQIFSDLKVQILSSQPMDQHQRLSLCFDKLMADVTRSLDSKNRDKFTQNLTVFRHEFRAK from the exons atgcTGCAGTTGTCAGAGCTTGTAAATGTGGAAGGCTATAGTGATTGGATACGTTTGGTTGCGGAGTTCACTCTCAAATCTTTACAATCATGGCAG TGGGCCAGCAATAGTGTGTACTACCTTTTAGGGCTGTGGTCTAGATTGGTGTCTTCTGTTCCATATTTGAAAGGTGATGCACCAAGCTTGCTGGATGAATTCGTTCCTAAGATTACTGAGAGTTTCATCACATCGAGGTTCAACTCTGTGCAG GCTGGATTACCTGATGATCTTTCTGAGAACCCCTTAGACAATGCTGAACTTCTTCAGGATCAATTAGATTGCTTTCCATACCTTTGCAGATTTCAG tATGAAAGCTGTAGTTTATTTATAATAAACATAATGGAGCCAGTTCTGCAAATATATTCG GAAAGAGCAAGAGTCCAGGCTAGTGATAACAGCGACCTTGCTGTGATTGAAGACAAACTTGCTTGGATTGTTCATATCATTGCTGCGATTCTTAAGATAAAACAATCTACTGGTTGtag TGTGGAGTCCCAGGAAGTTTTTGATGCTGAAATTTCGGCACGAGTCTTGCAGTTGATTAATGTAACTGACAGTGGAGTACACAGTCAG AGATATGGTGAAGTAAGCAAACAAAGACTTGATAGGGCAATTCTTACTTTCTTTCAGCATTTCCGAAAGTCTTATGTTGGGGATCAGGCCATGCATTCGTCCAAG CAGTTATATGCCAGATTATCAGAGCTTCTTGGCCTTCACGATCATCTGTTGATGTTGAATGTGATCATTGGCAAGATTGCAACTAACCTTAAGTGCTATACAGAG TCTGAAGAGGTCATTGATCAAACCTTGAGTCTGTTCTTGGATCTTGCATCTGG ATATATGACTGGAAAACTACTTCTGAAGTTGGACACAGTGAAATTTATTGTTGCCAATCATACA agAGAACACTTTCCATTTTTAGAAGCCAAGAGATGTTCTCGCAGCAGAACGACTTTCTATTACACTATTGGCTGGCTGATTTTCATGGAGGATAGCCCTGTGAAATTTAAATCTTCAATGGATCCACTCCAGCAG GTTTTTCTCAGTTTGGAATCAACTCCTGATTCTATGTTTCGAACAGATGCTGTCAAGTTTGCACTTGTTGGTTTGATGCGGGACCTTAGAGGAATTGCAATGGCTACAAATAG CCGCCGAACTTATGGCCTTCTATTTGATTGGTTGTACCCTGTGCACATGCCTCTACTTTTAAAAGGCATCTCGCATTGGACAGACACCCCAGAG GTTACCACCCCATTGTTGAAGTTCATGGCCGAGTTTGTGCTAAATAAAGCTCAACGTTTGACATTTGACTCTTCTTCTCCCAATGGCATACTTCTCTTCCGAGAAGTCAGTAAACTGATTGTTGCTTATGGATCAAGGGTTTTGTCTCTTCCCAATGCTGctgatatatatacatacaagtaCAAAGGAATATGGATATGTTTGACAATTCTGGCAAGAG CCCTTTCAGGAAATTATGTCAACTTCGGAGTATTTGAATTATATGGTGACAGAGCACTGTCTGATGCACTAGATGCTTCTCTAAAGATGACACTGTCAATTCCTTTGTCTGATATATTGGCTTATCGAAAG CTAACAAGAGCATATTTTGCCTTACTGGAGGTTTTGTTCAACAGCCACCTTACTTTCATATTAAACTTGGACACAAACACTTTCATGCATATAGTTGGGTCCCTTGAATCTGGACTTAAAGGCCTGGATACGAGTATCTCATCACAG TGTGCGTCTGCTGTTGATAATTTGGCTGCTTTCTATTTTAACAACATCACTGTGGGAGAGGCTCCAACCTTACCTGCATCTGTCAATCTTGCTCGTCACATTGCAGAGTGTCCCAATCTATTTCCAGAA ATTTTGAAGACCCTTTTTGAGATAattttgtttgaagattgtagcAACCAGTGGAGCCTGAGCAGGCCAATGTTGAGCTTGATACTTATTAGTGAGCAG ATATTCTCAGATTTGAAAGTTCAGATATTGTCATCACAG CCAATGGATCAGCACCAGCGACTCTCTTTATGTTTTGATAAACTAATGGCAGATGTTACTCGAAGCTTGGATTCAAAAAACAGGGATAAGTTTACTCAAAACCTAACCGTATTTCGCCATGAATTCCGTgccaaataa
- the LOC112764780 gene encoding uncharacterized protein isoform X7, translated as MEPVLQIYSERARVQASDNSDLAVIEDKLAWIVHIIAAILKIKQSTGCSVESQEVFDAEISARVLQLINVTDSGVHSQHFRKSYVGDQAMHSSKQLYARLSELLGLHDHLLMLNVIIGKIATNLKCYTESEEVIDQTLSLFLDLASGYMTGKLLLKLDTVKFIVANHTREHFPFLEAKRCSRSRTTFYYTIGWLIFMEDSPVKFKSSMDPLQQVFLSLESTPDSMFRTDAVKFALVGLMRDLRGIAMATNSRRTYGLLFDWLYPVHMPLLLKGISHWTDTPEVTTPLLKFMAEFVLNKAQRLTFDSSSPNGILLFREVSKLIVAYGSRVLSLPNAADIYTYKYKGIWICLTILARALSGNYVNFGVFELYGDRALSDALDASLKMTLSIPLSDILAYRKLTRAYFALLEVLFNSHLTFILNLDTNTFMHIVGSLESGLKGLDTSISSQCASAVDNLAAFYFNNITVGEAPTLPASVNLARHIAECPNLFPEILKTLFEIILFEDCSNQWSLSRPMLSLILISEQIFSDLKVQILSSQPMDQHQRLSLCFDKLMADVTRSLDSKNRDKFTQNLTVFRHEFRAK; from the exons ATGGAGCCAGTTCTGCAAATATATTCG GAAAGAGCAAGAGTCCAGGCTAGTGATAACAGCGACCTTGCTGTGATTGAAGACAAACTTGCTTGGATTGTTCATATCATTGCTGCGATTCTTAAGATAAAACAATCTACTGGTTGtag TGTGGAGTCCCAGGAAGTTTTTGATGCTGAAATTTCGGCACGAGTCTTGCAGTTGATTAATGTAACTGACAGTGGAGTACACAGTCAG CATTTCCGAAAGTCTTATGTTGGGGATCAGGCCATGCATTCGTCCAAG CAGTTATATGCCAGATTATCAGAGCTTCTTGGCCTTCACGATCATCTGTTGATGTTGAATGTGATCATTGGCAAGATTGCAACTAACCTTAAGTGCTATACAGAG TCTGAAGAGGTCATTGATCAAACCTTGAGTCTGTTCTTGGATCTTGCATCTGG ATATATGACTGGAAAACTACTTCTGAAGTTGGACACAGTGAAATTTATTGTTGCCAATCATACA agAGAACACTTTCCATTTTTAGAAGCCAAGAGATGTTCTCGCAGCAGAACGACTTTCTATTACACTATTGGCTGGCTGATTTTCATGGAGGATAGCCCTGTGAAATTTAAATCTTCAATGGATCCACTCCAGCAG GTTTTTCTCAGTTTGGAATCAACTCCTGATTCTATGTTTCGAACAGATGCTGTCAAGTTTGCACTTGTTGGTTTGATGCGGGACCTTAGAGGAATTGCAATGGCTACAAATAG CCGCCGAACTTATGGCCTTCTATTTGATTGGTTGTACCCTGTGCACATGCCTCTACTTTTAAAAGGCATCTCGCATTGGACAGACACCCCAGAG GTTACCACCCCATTGTTGAAGTTCATGGCCGAGTTTGTGCTAAATAAAGCTCAACGTTTGACATTTGACTCTTCTTCTCCCAATGGCATACTTCTCTTCCGAGAAGTCAGTAAACTGATTGTTGCTTATGGATCAAGGGTTTTGTCTCTTCCCAATGCTGctgatatatatacatacaagtaCAAAGGAATATGGATATGTTTGACAATTCTGGCAAGAG CCCTTTCAGGAAATTATGTCAACTTCGGAGTATTTGAATTATATGGTGACAGAGCACTGTCTGATGCACTAGATGCTTCTCTAAAGATGACACTGTCAATTCCTTTGTCTGATATATTGGCTTATCGAAAG CTAACAAGAGCATATTTTGCCTTACTGGAGGTTTTGTTCAACAGCCACCTTACTTTCATATTAAACTTGGACACAAACACTTTCATGCATATAGTTGGGTCCCTTGAATCTGGACTTAAAGGCCTGGATACGAGTATCTCATCACAG TGTGCGTCTGCTGTTGATAATTTGGCTGCTTTCTATTTTAACAACATCACTGTGGGAGAGGCTCCAACCTTACCTGCATCTGTCAATCTTGCTCGTCACATTGCAGAGTGTCCCAATCTATTTCCAGAA ATTTTGAAGACCCTTTTTGAGATAattttgtttgaagattgtagcAACCAGTGGAGCCTGAGCAGGCCAATGTTGAGCTTGATACTTATTAGTGAGCAG ATATTCTCAGATTTGAAAGTTCAGATATTGTCATCACAG CCAATGGATCAGCACCAGCGACTCTCTTTATGTTTTGATAAACTAATGGCAGATGTTACTCGAAGCTTGGATTCAAAAAACAGGGATAAGTTTACTCAAAACCTAACCGTATTTCGCCATGAATTCCGTgccaaataa
- the LOC112764780 gene encoding uncharacterized protein isoform X3 → MLQLSELVNVEGYSDWIRLVAEFTLKSLQSWQWASNSVYYLLGLWSRLVSSVPYLKGDAPSLLDEFVPKITESFITSRFNSVQAGLPDDLSENPLDNAELLQDQLDCFPYLCRFQYESCSLFIINIMEPVLQIYSERARVQASDNSDLAVIEDKLAWIVHIIAAILKIKQSTGCSVESQEVFDAEISARVLQLINVTDSGVHSQHFRKSYVGDQAMHSSKQLYARLSELLGLHDHLLMLNVIIGKIATNLKCYTESEEVIDQTLSLFLDLASGYMTGKLLLKLDTVKFIVANHTREHFPFLEAKRCSRSRTTFYYTIGWLIFMEDSPVKFKSSMDPLQQVFLSLESTPDSMFRTDAVKFALVGLMRDLRGIAMATNSRRTYGLLFDWLYPVHMPLLLKGISHWTDTPEVTTPLLKFMAEFVLNKAQRLTFDSSSPNGILLFREVSKLIVAYGSRVLSLPNAADIYTYKYKGIWICLTILARALSGNYVNFGVFELYGDRALSDALDASLKMTLSIPLSDILAYRKLTRAYFALLEVLFNSHLTFILNLDTNTFMHIVGSLESGLKGLDTSISSQCASAVDNLAAFYFNNITVGEAPTLPASVNLARHIAECPNLFPEILKTLFEIILFEDCSNQWSLSRPMLSLILISEQIFSDLKVQILSSQPMDQHQRLSLCFDKLMADVTRSLDSKNRDKFTQNLTVFRHEFRAK, encoded by the exons atgcTGCAGTTGTCAGAGCTTGTAAATGTGGAAGGCTATAGTGATTGGATACGTTTGGTTGCGGAGTTCACTCTCAAATCTTTACAATCATGGCAG TGGGCCAGCAATAGTGTGTACTACCTTTTAGGGCTGTGGTCTAGATTGGTGTCTTCTGTTCCATATTTGAAAGGTGATGCACCAAGCTTGCTGGATGAATTCGTTCCTAAGATTACTGAGAGTTTCATCACATCGAGGTTCAACTCTGTGCAG GCTGGATTACCTGATGATCTTTCTGAGAACCCCTTAGACAATGCTGAACTTCTTCAGGATCAATTAGATTGCTTTCCATACCTTTGCAGATTTCAG tATGAAAGCTGTAGTTTATTTATAATAAACATAATGGAGCCAGTTCTGCAAATATATTCG GAAAGAGCAAGAGTCCAGGCTAGTGATAACAGCGACCTTGCTGTGATTGAAGACAAACTTGCTTGGATTGTTCATATCATTGCTGCGATTCTTAAGATAAAACAATCTACTGGTTGtag TGTGGAGTCCCAGGAAGTTTTTGATGCTGAAATTTCGGCACGAGTCTTGCAGTTGATTAATGTAACTGACAGTGGAGTACACAGTCAG CATTTCCGAAAGTCTTATGTTGGGGATCAGGCCATGCATTCGTCCAAG CAGTTATATGCCAGATTATCAGAGCTTCTTGGCCTTCACGATCATCTGTTGATGTTGAATGTGATCATTGGCAAGATTGCAACTAACCTTAAGTGCTATACAGAG TCTGAAGAGGTCATTGATCAAACCTTGAGTCTGTTCTTGGATCTTGCATCTGG ATATATGACTGGAAAACTACTTCTGAAGTTGGACACAGTGAAATTTATTGTTGCCAATCATACA agAGAACACTTTCCATTTTTAGAAGCCAAGAGATGTTCTCGCAGCAGAACGACTTTCTATTACACTATTGGCTGGCTGATTTTCATGGAGGATAGCCCTGTGAAATTTAAATCTTCAATGGATCCACTCCAGCAG GTTTTTCTCAGTTTGGAATCAACTCCTGATTCTATGTTTCGAACAGATGCTGTCAAGTTTGCACTTGTTGGTTTGATGCGGGACCTTAGAGGAATTGCAATGGCTACAAATAG CCGCCGAACTTATGGCCTTCTATTTGATTGGTTGTACCCTGTGCACATGCCTCTACTTTTAAAAGGCATCTCGCATTGGACAGACACCCCAGAG GTTACCACCCCATTGTTGAAGTTCATGGCCGAGTTTGTGCTAAATAAAGCTCAACGTTTGACATTTGACTCTTCTTCTCCCAATGGCATACTTCTCTTCCGAGAAGTCAGTAAACTGATTGTTGCTTATGGATCAAGGGTTTTGTCTCTTCCCAATGCTGctgatatatatacatacaagtaCAAAGGAATATGGATATGTTTGACAATTCTGGCAAGAG CCCTTTCAGGAAATTATGTCAACTTCGGAGTATTTGAATTATATGGTGACAGAGCACTGTCTGATGCACTAGATGCTTCTCTAAAGATGACACTGTCAATTCCTTTGTCTGATATATTGGCTTATCGAAAG CTAACAAGAGCATATTTTGCCTTACTGGAGGTTTTGTTCAACAGCCACCTTACTTTCATATTAAACTTGGACACAAACACTTTCATGCATATAGTTGGGTCCCTTGAATCTGGACTTAAAGGCCTGGATACGAGTATCTCATCACAG TGTGCGTCTGCTGTTGATAATTTGGCTGCTTTCTATTTTAACAACATCACTGTGGGAGAGGCTCCAACCTTACCTGCATCTGTCAATCTTGCTCGTCACATTGCAGAGTGTCCCAATCTATTTCCAGAA ATTTTGAAGACCCTTTTTGAGATAattttgtttgaagattgtagcAACCAGTGGAGCCTGAGCAGGCCAATGTTGAGCTTGATACTTATTAGTGAGCAG ATATTCTCAGATTTGAAAGTTCAGATATTGTCATCACAG CCAATGGATCAGCACCAGCGACTCTCTTTATGTTTTGATAAACTAATGGCAGATGTTACTCGAAGCTTGGATTCAAAAAACAGGGATAAGTTTACTCAAAACCTAACCGTATTTCGCCATGAATTCCGTgccaaataa